One Candidatus Omnitrophota bacterium DNA window includes the following coding sequences:
- a CDS encoding DegT/DnrJ/EryC1/StrS family aminotransferase gives MKKIRLSKSIVGDLEKKALGRVIDDSYLGMGKYVNEFEKALEGYVGGGKVICVNSGTAALHLALRGIGLVPGDEVLVQSLTFVGCFQAITAVGARPVPCEIMPETCTIDLRDAGKRLTKRTRAIMPVHYAGWPGNLDEVYKFAKKNGLRVVEDAAHAFGTVYSDKKIGSFGDVVCFSFDGIKNITSGEGGAVVTNDPTVIRFVMDARLLGIHKDTEKRYKGQRSWEFNVFHQGYRYHMSNLFAAIGITQLARFEKEFKPCRQELAKRYCSELGDLSGISLFPCDYDKVVPHIFPIKVKKDKRDSLRQHLIDSGIECGIHYYPNHLLKYYEKGNVHLPITEKMHSELLSIPLHPDVTKKDQAYIVKRIKVFY, from the coding sequence ATGAAAAAAATACGGCTATCTAAATCGATAGTGGGAGACCTTGAGAAGAAGGCATTAGGCAGGGTTATCGACGATTCTTATCTGGGGATGGGAAAATATGTCAATGAGTTTGAAAAGGCGCTAGAAGGTTACGTCGGAGGCGGGAAAGTCATTTGTGTAAATTCGGGCACGGCGGCTCTTCATCTTGCATTGAGGGGGATCGGTCTCGTCCCGGGCGATGAAGTGTTGGTGCAATCGCTTACCTTTGTGGGATGTTTTCAGGCCATAACAGCTGTGGGAGCTCGTCCTGTGCCATGTGAGATAATGCCTGAAACATGCACTATAGATCTAAGAGATGCCGGGAAGCGGTTGACTAAAAGGACCAGGGCCATAATGCCGGTCCATTATGCCGGATGGCCGGGTAACCTCGATGAAGTATATAAATTTGCGAAAAAAAACGGACTCAGGGTAGTGGAGGACGCGGCCCATGCTTTTGGGACCGTTTATAGTGATAAAAAAATAGGTTCTTTTGGGGATGTGGTATGTTTCAGTTTCGACGGGATAAAGAATATAACCTCCGGAGAGGGCGGCGCAGTGGTGACAAACGATCCCACGGTGATCCGGTTCGTTATGGACGCCAGGCTTTTGGGTATTCATAAAGATACTGAAAAGAGATATAAGGGTCAGAGAAGCTGGGAATTCAATGTCTTTCATCAGGGGTACCGGTATCATATGAGTAATCTGTTTGCGGCAATAGGTATTACCCAACTTGCCAGGTTTGAAAAAGAATTCAAACCTTGCAGGCAAGAATTGGCCAAAAGATATTGTAGTGAGTTGGGAGATCTTTCCGGCATATCTTTATTTCCATGCGATTATGATAAAGTGGTGCCGCATATATTTCCGATAAAGGTAAAAAAAGACAAGAGGGACAGCTTGAGACAGCATTTGATAGACAGCGGTATAGAATGCGGTATTCATTATTATCCCAACCATCTTTTAAAGTATTATGAAAAAGGCAACGTTCATTTGCCGATAACGGAGAAAATGCATAGCGAACTGCTTAGTATTCCCTTACATCCGGACGTTACCAAAAAGGATCAGGCCTATATAGTAAAGAGAATAAAAGTTTTTTACTGA
- a CDS encoding class I SAM-dependent methyltransferase: MRKIFQNEWHGIRFKDFIAVSPVRIAAADFYKEYYKKLLGRYRDWDELDPEWVELKIQTAEFLRDGFSGLGDIRILSVGCGIGMIEKALLGIGPFNLSIAEGSGESLAWIRKHMPEEKIFVGTFPGCIPPDIGFDVIYLAGVEYCLDQEQLTALLKNVRFRLLKGGRCILISWSFEPSAFFDILLNELKNISRRFLETLGLKERGQLWGYSRNRNEFFNAMRSAGFRVIQDGMFKKKTRWDTYWVEAKA; this comes from the coding sequence ATGAGAAAGATTTTCCAGAACGAATGGCACGGTATCCGTTTCAAGGATTTTATCGCCGTTTCTCCCGTCCGCATTGCGGCTGCTGATTTTTATAAAGAGTATTACAAAAAGCTGTTGGGAAGATACAGGGATTGGGATGAGCTTGATCCGGAATGGGTCGAATTAAAAATACAGACCGCTGAGTTTTTGCGGGATGGATTTTCAGGTTTGGGAGATATCAGGATATTATCAGTTGGATGCGGCATAGGCATGATAGAAAAAGCGCTGCTGGGTATAGGTCCGTTTAATCTCAGCATAGCGGAGGGGTCGGGAGAATCGCTTGCATGGATAAGGAAACATATGCCGGAAGAGAAAATATTTGTGGGAACTTTCCCGGGATGTATCCCTCCGGATATTGGTTTTGATGTGATCTATCTTGCGGGAGTTGAATATTGTCTGGATCAGGAGCAATTAACAGCGCTTCTTAAAAATGTCAGATTTCGTCTATTAAAAGGTGGAAGGTGTATCCTGATCAGTTGGTCTTTTGAACCATCGGCCTTTTTTGACATACTGTTAAATGAATTGAAAAATATATCGAGACGATTTTTGGAAACGCTGGGCCTGAAGGAAAGGGGTCAGCTCTGGGGATATTCAAGGAATAGAAATGAATTTTTTAATGCCATGAGATCGGCCGGATTCCGCGTTATCCAGGACGGCATGTTTAAAAAGAAGACCAGATGGGATACTTATTGGGTTGAGGCCAAGGCATAG
- a CDS encoding radical SAM protein, with amino-acid sequence MKKIKKALLFIPPAVTFKDRIDINPMPPLGLGYLAAVLEREGIETKIVDCLIDGWSDHAEISDKMIRIGLSFKEIEKIIESYGPDIVGVNNLFTIQRQNAHEIYKIAKKVNNMIITVAGGAHPTVMPELVLSDPNTDYVVLGEGERTIIDLVHLLEGRCDLSGLDGFGYRKDSRIKVLPKKRFIDDLDSLPFPARHLLNMDKYFGLRSSHGDRRKRRFSPVITSRGCPARCSFCSAYAVWGRSFRPRSCENVIKELKQIKAEYGIEEIMFEDDNLTLDSKRAEAIFDGMVQSRLDMEWDTPNGIAAWTLSECLIDKMKKSGCRTINFAVESGNKDVLDRLIKKPLNLDKVKPLVKYAKSIGLNVGLFLVIGMPGETEDQMWDSFSLSRELGVFTPHISIATPYPGSELYDICKKQNYLCSDFTLDDLHIRSFAVSTPEFDGKKLKKILAEGEKYLLRSFFINSPMLFLKKCLWKLLGDPIYFIKKVSIFIRQKSGEGLR; translated from the coding sequence ATGAAGAAGATAAAAAAGGCCCTTTTGTTTATCCCCCCGGCAGTTACATTTAAGGACAGGATTGATATTAATCCGATGCCCCCGCTTGGGCTTGGGTACCTGGCAGCCGTTTTAGAGAGAGAAGGTATAGAAACAAAAATAGTAGACTGTTTGATAGACGGTTGGAGTGACCATGCTGAAATATCAGATAAGATGATAAGAATAGGGCTTTCTTTCAAGGAGATAGAGAAGATTATAGAATCTTACGGTCCTGATATCGTGGGCGTGAACAACCTTTTTACGATTCAGCGTCAGAACGCGCATGAGATATATAAAATAGCAAAAAAAGTAAATAATATGATTATTACGGTTGCAGGCGGAGCGCATCCAACGGTTATGCCGGAACTTGTCCTCTCCGACCCCAACACAGATTATGTGGTCCTTGGCGAGGGAGAACGCACAATCATAGACCTGGTGCATTTATTGGAGGGCAGATGTGATCTTTCAGGGCTAGATGGGTTTGGATACCGAAAAGACAGCCGGATTAAAGTGCTCCCAAAAAAAAGGTTTATAGATGATTTGGATTCATTGCCTTTTCCTGCCAGGCATCTGTTGAATATGGACAAGTATTTTGGGTTAAGATCTTCCCATGGAGACAGGAGGAAAAGGCGTTTTTCTCCTGTAATAACTTCGAGAGGGTGCCCGGCGAGATGTTCGTTTTGTTCCGCATATGCGGTATGGGGTCGGTCTTTCAGGCCCCGTTCTTGCGAGAATGTAATAAAAGAACTGAAACAGATAAAAGCGGAATACGGTATAGAGGAGATAATGTTTGAGGATGACAATTTAACGCTGGATTCGAAAAGAGCCGAGGCGATATTTGACGGCATGGTGCAGAGTAGGCTGGATATGGAATGGGACACTCCTAACGGCATAGCCGCATGGACCTTAAGCGAATGTCTTATAGATAAGATGAAGAAGAGCGGTTGCCGCACAATAAACTTTGCAGTAGAATCCGGAAATAAGGATGTCCTCGACAGGTTGATAAAAAAACCATTAAATCTTGATAAGGTAAAGCCGCTGGTTAAATACGCAAAGAGCATCGGTTTAAACGTAGGCCTTTTCCTTGTCATCGGTATGCCCGGTGAGACGGAGGATCAGATGTGGGACAGTTTTAGCCTTTCCAGAGAGCTCGGCGTCTTCACGCCGCATATTTCTATAGCAACTCCTTATCCTGGCTCGGAACTTTATGATATATGCAAAAAGCAAAATTATCTTTGCAGTGATTTTACTCTTGACGATCTGCATATCAGGAGTTTTGCTGTCTCTACGCCGGAATTTGATGGTAAAAAATTGAAAAAAATACTCGCAGAAGGCGAAAAATATCTTTTAAGGAGTTTTTTCATAAATTCTCCGATGCTTTTTTTGAAAAAATGTTTATGGAAATTACTGGGCGATCCCATTTACTTTATCAAAAAGGTTTCCATATTTATACGCCAAAAGTCCGGAGAAGGATTAAGATGA
- a CDS encoding class I SAM-dependent methyltransferase, whose amino-acid sequence MSIDSVVSGQLENREGIWFGPSGGYWSNLDKNENDRYVSDLSGLGSRKTVQCHFPQYFDVIFSDKRAGGLLLLDPRPGDIVVDAGCMWGALTVPLARAGCNVIAVDQTRESLLLLKRRLTEEGLTKADLVCADLRKLKYKNCSVDKFLVNGVLEWIPEEGTVELKKYYGKRLAKKYERTARPCHIQTGFLKTIYDGLKNGGQLYLAIENRFDIFNFLGLPDPHCNIRFITFLPRIVQDLVSKAVLGRPYVNWTYSRKSLRKMLISAGFKDVRIFYAFPDYRFPEYILTDNGMRYYRPCMYKKGRNIIAKAVCYAIEDIVFRRLRLGFFSQSFVVLARK is encoded by the coding sequence ATGAGCATAGATAGTGTTGTGTCAGGACAGCTGGAAAACCGGGAAGGTATATGGTTCGGGCCCAGCGGAGGGTACTGGTCCAATCTGGATAAGAACGAAAATGACAGGTACGTATCAGACCTTTCAGGTCTTGGTTCGAGGAAAACGGTTCAGTGTCACTTCCCGCAATATTTCGACGTAATATTTTCTGATAAGCGGGCCGGAGGGCTGCTGTTATTGGATCCGAGACCTGGGGATATTGTTGTGGACGCAGGCTGCATGTGGGGAGCATTGACAGTGCCGCTTGCAAGAGCGGGATGCAATGTTATAGCCGTTGACCAGACCCGGGAATCTCTTCTATTATTGAAGCGGCGCCTGACAGAGGAAGGCCTGACAAAAGCAGACTTAGTATGTGCGGATCTGAGAAAGCTCAAGTATAAAAACTGTTCCGTTGATAAATTTTTGGTCAATGGGGTGCTCGAATGGATCCCCGAAGAAGGTACGGTGGAGTTAAAGAAGTATTATGGAAAAAGACTAGCTAAGAAATACGAACGCACCGCCAGGCCATGTCATATTCAGACGGGATTTCTTAAGACCATTTATGATGGCCTCAAGAACGGTGGCCAGCTCTATCTTGCCATAGAAAATCGGTTTGATATATTTAATTTTCTTGGGCTGCCTGACCCTCATTGCAATATAAGATTTATCACTTTTTTGCCCAGGATTGTTCAGGATCTTGTCTCGAAAGCCGTCCTGGGCAGGCCGTATGTAAACTGGACATATTCCAGGAAGTCTTTAAGGAAGATGCTTATCAGTGCGGGGTTTAAAGACGTAAGAATCTTTTACGCTTTTCCGGATTATAGGTTTCCGGAATATATATTGACGGATAACGGGATGAGGTATTATAGGCCATGCATGTATAAGAAGGGGAGGAATATTATTGCAAAAGCAGTATGCTATGCAATAGAGGATATCGTCTTTAGAAGGCTAAGGCTAGGATTTTTCTCCCAAAGCTTTGTTGTGCTGGCCAGGAAATGA
- a CDS encoding LIC12162 family protein, giving the protein MGLGRQFLATTGISDAWDIDSEVLFLGPWCLADEKNRKLIEGRPCSIVVSPWKPAFKIETAAGLCREIYEEILRELSEQLNLLHGVSYPQRYWRILVGPWLSHFIEILYERYRRIENAFTVHQNAYTYILPESLCELLTVDTYDFVSIRGKASDDYYNLKLFSLIARYFFPGRVAEKTIVPQTAGNKNIYSSGFAKKMFYGLKYLSNIFSQKEIILSDMYHVDWRQILMLESECRFNSVVFKNFDSQGPMNKNCYSRARRQGLKMGKTADKFQNFLKELIPDAIPMCYVEYFNKYNSKVTTKNVKAVGSVTGWLFNEKFKFFAANSTLTDTVLLDFQHGGGYGMFLSLAETISMEKDIFYTWGWRYENNDKTVPLSSPHLSVLKDSYQKNNDGLLLFIGSGIHKYLCRFQAAFAQDDMPQYFLDKKRFVDGLDEPLRDRLLYRPYQEIGWGEIETVKKMIPGIKIFSDQGRAVNLIKKAKIVVIDHLSTSNLEVMAINAPTVWFWDHDNYIIRPEAETYFELLRDVGILYKSPEDAAKKVNDIYDNPMKWWSDIKVQRARNVFCERFAAASNNWRDEWIEALNEHR; this is encoded by the coding sequence ATGGGCTTAGGCAGGCAATTTTTAGCTACGACGGGCATTTCTGACGCTTGGGATATCGACAGTGAGGTGCTGTTTCTCGGTCCGTGGTGCTTGGCGGATGAAAAAAATAGAAAGCTAATCGAGGGCAGGCCTTGTTCTATAGTTGTCTCTCCCTGGAAGCCTGCTTTTAAAATAGAAACCGCAGCCGGCCTGTGCCGTGAGATATATGAGGAGATACTAAGAGAATTGAGCGAGCAATTGAATCTTCTTCACGGCGTTTCTTACCCTCAAAGATACTGGAGGATACTTGTCGGGCCGTGGTTATCGCATTTCATAGAGATATTATATGAAAGATACAGAAGAATAGAAAATGCGTTTACTGTCCATCAGAATGCTTATACTTATATCCTGCCTGAATCTCTGTGCGAATTATTAACTGTGGATACCTATGATTTTGTATCTATAAGAGGAAAAGCCTCCGATGATTACTATAATCTGAAACTATTCAGCCTCATAGCGCGTTATTTTTTCCCTGGCAGGGTCGCAGAGAAGACGATAGTGCCCCAGACGGCGGGGAATAAAAATATTTATAGCAGCGGTTTTGCCAAAAAGATGTTCTATGGTTTGAAATATTTAAGTAATATTTTTTCCCAAAAAGAAATAATTTTGAGCGATATGTACCATGTTGATTGGCGGCAGATATTAATGTTAGAATCGGAATGCCGGTTTAATTCAGTCGTTTTCAAAAACTTTGATTCCCAGGGGCCCATGAATAAGAATTGCTATTCCCGGGCCAGAAGGCAAGGCCTGAAGATGGGGAAGACAGCCGATAAATTCCAAAATTTTCTTAAGGAACTAATCCCGGATGCAATCCCAATGTGCTATGTAGAGTACTTTAATAAATACAACAGTAAGGTAACGACAAAAAATGTAAAAGCCGTAGGATCGGTAACAGGCTGGCTGTTTAACGAAAAATTTAAATTCTTTGCCGCAAACTCAACCTTAACAGATACCGTGCTGCTCGATTTTCAGCATGGAGGCGGTTATGGTATGTTTTTATCGCTTGCCGAGACGATTTCGATGGAAAAGGATATATTTTATACCTGGGGATGGCGCTACGAAAACAATGACAAAACAGTTCCATTAAGCAGCCCGCACCTGTCCGTGCTAAAGGATTCTTATCAAAAAAACAATGATGGATTGTTATTATTCATTGGATCAGGTATACATAAATATCTATGTAGATTCCAGGCCGCATTTGCTCAGGATGATATGCCACAATATTTTTTAGACAAGAAAAGATTCGTCGACGGTTTGGATGAGCCCTTGCGGGATAGATTGTTGTACAGGCCTTATCAGGAGATAGGATGGGGTGAGATAGAAACGGTAAAGAAGATGATCCCGGGGATAAAGATTTTTTCCGATCAAGGCAGGGCAGTGAACCTGATCAAGAAAGCAAAGATCGTGGTCATAGATCATCTGAGTACATCAAATCTCGAGGTAATGGCAATAAACGCTCCAACTGTCTGGTTTTGGGATCATGACAATTATATTATTAGGCCGGAGGCCGAGACATATTTTGAACTTTTAAGAGATGTCGGTATTTTATATAAGAGCCCTGAGGATGCGGCGAAAAAAGTAAACGATATTTATGACAATCCCATGAAATGGTGGAGCGACATTAAGGTGCAAAGAGCGAGAAATGTTTTCTGTGAAAGATTTGCTGCCGCCAGTAATAATTGGCGTGATGAATGGATCGAGGCTTTAAATGAGCATAGATAG
- a CDS encoding oligosaccharide flippase family protein — MSKARTIGKNISYIALSRCVYMLISFMLFPFIVAHVGKEIYGVYLIVLTVTDYFGLLDFGMMSALTKYVSEYHGKKDFKGIGHIINASFTFYVIIGVLISLMLFLSSKYFIYFFKIDPANIRVMRDLLIAAALSSLVVWPMGIFRRAIQGLNMWNLDAAISIINQILLAIVTFFILIKGFGILQLFIAMQILNFTAGAVFFWFTVKHVNFRIVFPHRNINTFKFIFNFSIFMFLSSLSAIFLYQIHNIIIGYFVSVSAISLYAVAFNLQNYFRVINSTLGGPAWIAASEMEGAHDYARQKQLLFKGTKLMSAVLLPAVLIAIFFAKPFIIHWMGESFRESILPARIIMSLWLFSGTSELAVGLLSAKGIVRRTFFIILAAGISNLLVSLIFVKSLGIVALAAGLAFSMIFVAFPLELALSLKMLKVTFKEYFDKSVKVNLLLYLLVAIFSTVVLFYLYPSNFIATIFEMAVIYGVSLGFYYFKLLKPAEKEEVKKAIGFDMKFQRNVKWA, encoded by the coding sequence ATGTCAAAAGCCAGAACGATAGGAAAGAATATAAGTTATATAGCGCTGAGCAGGTGCGTATATATGCTCATATCGTTCATGCTTTTTCCTTTTATAGTAGCGCATGTTGGCAAAGAGATATACGGTGTTTACCTTATCGTTTTGACAGTTACCGATTATTTTGGATTATTGGATTTTGGAATGATGTCCGCACTCACGAAATATGTATCTGAATATCATGGTAAAAAAGACTTTAAAGGGATAGGCCATATAATCAACGCATCCTTCACGTTCTATGTCATTATAGGCGTTTTGATTTCGTTAATGTTATTTTTAAGCTCAAAATATTTCATTTATTTTTTTAAGATCGACCCTGCAAATATTCGGGTTATGAGAGACCTCTTAATCGCGGCGGCATTATCATCATTGGTGGTATGGCCTATGGGTATATTCCGCAGGGCAATACAGGGGCTGAACATGTGGAACCTTGATGCCGCAATTAGCATAATCAATCAGATATTACTTGCGATAGTAACCTTTTTTATATTAATCAAGGGCTTCGGTATCCTGCAGCTTTTCATAGCCATGCAGATATTGAATTTTACTGCCGGCGCGGTCTTTTTTTGGTTCACGGTCAAACATGTCAATTTTCGCATAGTTTTTCCGCACAGGAACATTAATACTTTTAAATTTATATTTAATTTCAGTATCTTTATGTTTTTAAGTTCATTGTCAGCCATATTTTTATACCAGATACATAATATCATAATAGGCTATTTTGTTTCGGTGTCGGCGATATCTCTATACGCCGTGGCTTTTAACCTGCAGAATTATTTTCGCGTTATTAATTCAACGCTGGGAGGACCTGCATGGATAGCTGCGTCTGAGATGGAAGGGGCTCATGATTATGCCCGACAGAAGCAGCTTTTATTTAAAGGGACGAAATTGATGTCGGCCGTGCTTCTTCCTGCAGTGTTAATCGCCATCTTTTTCGCCAAACCTTTTATAATTCATTGGATGGGGGAAAGTTTCCGGGAAAGCATACTGCCCGCAAGAATAATAATGTCCCTCTGGCTCTTTAGCGGCACTTCAGAATTGGCGGTAGGGCTATTATCGGCAAAGGGCATAGTGCGAAGAACCTTCTTTATAATATTAGCTGCCGGGATCTCAAATCTCTTGGTAAGTCTTATTTTTGTTAAAAGCTTAGGTATTGTCGCCCTGGCCGCAGGCCTGGCTTTTTCCATGATCTTCGTCGCGTTTCCGCTGGAATTGGCCCTGTCGCTAAAGATGCTGAAAGTTACTTTTAAGGAATATTTCGATAAGAGCGTAAAGGTAAACCTGCTGCTATATTTATTAGTCGCCATTTTTTCTACGGTTGTTTTATTTTATTTATACCCATCTAATTTTATTGCTACTATTTTTGAGATGGCCGTAATATACGGCGTTTCGTTGGGCTTTTATTACTTTAAATTACTGAAACCCGCCGAAAAGGAAGAGGTGAAAAAAGCCATCGGTTTTGATATGAAATTTCAGAGGAATGTAAAATGGGCTTAG